Below is a window of Equus quagga isolate Etosha38 chromosome 1, UCLA_HA_Equagga_1.0, whole genome shotgun sequence DNA.
CAGTGTATTCCTAATGTTAATGATAACCCAGTAGCAATGAGTGCCACTAAGGTCTAAAGTGTGGTCTCAAAAGCCCTGTCCCAGGGGCCCGCCaggcggtgtagtggttaagctcacggcTCTGCTTGGGCGGTGCAGCGTTccccagtttagatcctgggtgtggacatggcaccacttatcaagccatgctgtggcaggcgtcccacatataaagcagaggaagatgcgcacggatgttagctcagggctaatcttcctaaaaaaaaattcttttaaacctGGTCTCTGAAAGGAACTAATGTCCTTTAGAAAAACGCCTAAGTTCGGGTTCAGGTCTGGGtaggaaacataaaaagaacCTGGGTTCCTTGTTGTGCCAGAAGGTAAAGATATTATTGAAGAACATTGGGGTCATCTCAAAAAGTTACAGTAACCAATGACTggagcattaaaaaaagaatgaatacaaTACATTGAAACACAAGGTAAATTTAACCTTACAAACCAATAAGAAGTTGACAATATCCGATAAACAAACGTCTGGAATGGAGGAGCAGGCAATTTACCAAACAGGAAACATGAAGGGAATACaacattaaaatatgttcaatCTCCATAGCAATCaggtaaatacaaattaaaattcagaCGCATGCTACAACCTCGATGaacctaagtgaaataagccagccacaaggACAAATATTCTGTGACTCCATTTATACGAGGTCCCTAGAgaaggcaaattcatagagacagaaagtagaatggtggtcgccaggggctggttggggaggagaaatggggagttattgtttaatgagcacagagtttcagtttaggGGGATGAATAAGATccggagacggatggtggtgatggttgcacaacaatgtgaacgtgCTTAATGCCTCTggactgcacacttaaaaatgacaaaaacggtcaattttattttatgtatattctacCACACACAAAGGCTATGGGGACTTGAAGGAAGTCAATGATGACAACTTTCTCAAAAAGGAAAGTAATAGGGGCAGATCAGTCagaggagaattttttaaaatagaggaacCTTGAGCATGTTCGCCAGCCTGGAAAGGATCGTTACAGAACCAGAGACATACGTCCACAACCCAGGTGAAAGGGACACAAGTATCAAGCTAGCACATTAAGATCATGCCCAACATTGAGCACCACCCTTCAGATAGTGAGCCTGGGTCTTTGGGAAGCAGAAGGACCTAGTGTTTTATACTAATAGTCAATACAATAACATTTAACATTTCCCAAAACACATAGAGTCTAAGCAATATTAATCACATCGGTAACTTTTTCTTCAAGGATTTTCCTACAAGTGTCTCActaaagaattcaaataaaattttatgttgagAATACTCTGGtggttcttttgtttgttttgtttttttgtgtggaggcagccttcttggtattgtttgttcatttactttTACTTCCTGCAAATTCGCAGTAAGTATGGGTTTGAGTGAAATGGAAAATGCTTCCATTTTTAATCATCCCTAATTACTCTTTATTGCCCCTTTGAAAATATGCTTCAATAAAAAGCAGACTGTGATACCCTGAGAACACGATAGTTTCTAAACTCCAGAAAGTGGTTCTTGCAATGTGTGGAGGTTTGCATAACTGCTAAGTGATTCTTGCAATCCAcacctttcctcttccccaaccagcaggggagggtgggagggactgCCACGTACAAATTGCAGCTGCTAATTTGCTTCTGTTAACCGGTAGCCTGGgagaagtatatatatatatataaccatatatataagtgtgtatacgtatatatatgagtatttccttttatttggcATTGACAATAATATTTGCTTTGATCAACTGCTTTCATGTCCTTTTTCAACCATTGTCCCTactgttttgtaaatattttcaattagTGCTCCAACATGTTAGAAACTTAACTGGTAAATGTTCAGCATTGCAGGATCTGCACCTGTTTTTATTCTTGCGGCTGAAGTTGAGAGAGGCCATATCTCGTGGATAAGCGACAGTTTCGGTTTTGCAATGCTTTATCTGTATGTAGCAGGCAACTCTTCATGAGAAAGGAAGTTCAAGACTTGTAGGTAAAAAACCACTACCCAGATTCCAGGAAAATGCCCGTttactgaagtttttttttttctttttacaagatGTCTGCAATCGGATTAGTATTTAGATCATACTCCAAAGACTTTAAATTAATTAGCCTTATGAAAGTCAGTTTATCCCTCATGTGTCAGCTTGACAGTCTTCTTCTGCGTAGatcagtgttttctgtttttctctgattaTCATTTAGCCACACAGGAGGTGTCTCCTTCTGTAAATGAACATTTCTTAATCAAGTATAGATTTCTATAACTTAACTTTTCTAAAATTGCTTACAcgtataaatatatgtgtacattaaTTATAGATGCACATACACAAATTATAGCCTATTATCATGACTCCAAGGCTAAGCTTCGTGAATAATTTTCTGCTCTCCACGGACCGTATAAAGCATAGTGACTCTGGTGTTTCACAGCTTCCTCTTTTGCTACACTGTCCTcttgcagagggaaaaaaatgtgaccagagaagagaagagagctctTGGAGTTGCCGTTAGTTTAGCTCAACTATTTATGCAGCTTCACAAGCAACTATAAATAAGACAGAGAGGTAAGAAGAAAGACTTACTtgctacttttcattttattatttggattGCTGTTTATACAACAACGGTTTAAATGCTGGTGGAGTACAAAGTAGGTTAGATAAAGCTGACACCTCTCTCAAGCAGTAGTCAATACTTTAAACGAAAAAGTTTACTAAATTCAGAAAGTTTCAACTTCACATGCAACTTTTAAGAAAGCCGGAAAATTTTAAGGTTCTTATtgatcttaaattattttaaccacaaagtaaaacgttttcttttttcataattttatacaCAATTTAGTGCTAAAAGAATTTTTGTATAATaaactttgagaatttttttcttcccctagcCTCAGTAAATTCTTAACATTTCTAAATTCTTCCACATATATCAGTCTTTAATGTCGCATATTATTAGTTGGacattttccaagaaaaagatattcttgtatttatttttatccactgaaaatatgttgtattatttaaaatgtgacatttcagttatttttcatatCATCACATCATgataatatttaaatactttagaAAAAGCAATTTGTAGTGTAGATGGTAtgctttaaaaatctaaacataaGTGAATCTAATTACGGAAATTCGTGTTTGTCTTAAGACTAATTTGCGGTTATGACGCTTAAAAATGGAGTGAGAACTACAACAAAGTAAGACCGTTTGGATTCAAATCGGAGATCCAACTAAGTTGAAACTGATCTCATTAGGAAATTCTAAAGTAATCTAAATCCAgcagaaatttgtttttgtttgtgccAATCTAGagtaatgtttatatatattaactatttAATACAATTGTATTCATTATACAGCGATTTTTAAATCATCCTTTTAAAAGCAGTTGGTTTTTATATATGTTGGTAAAAACACGACAGAGTTCAAtacatcttaaaaagaaaaatgcagtaaGTGAACAAGTCCGGTTGTATATATGGACGTTTGGGTAACTTGCTACTAGCCCTTCTATAACTTACTCATTTGAGAAGGCGGCACACATCACGCGTTTGCTGTGTGGGACTCGTAAGGAAATATCCcaagaaatatatatactatgtatgttcaaataataaatttaaaacttacttACCTTGGTTCGCTTTTTTAAATTAGAGTAATCAATCGCATGGCTCCCCCAACAAGAAAGTATGTATTGTTCCATCAATTAacagatttaatttttatcaattttggTAAATGGTGTTGTCATACTGGTTCTATTACATTACTTGGAAGATggtcttttaaaactatttttatgcaAGCTTCTGTGACGAGAGTAGCTATCTTTTGAttatagagagaagaaaaacacattgtTAGTGTTATAAATTTAGGAAATGAACTGTTGACTCAAGTTCAACATCCTTAACTaggtcaaaatttttaaattaagtttggAGTTGTGAGAAATCCATTAAAATTGTGCATCTTCAGCTTTATGTGTCACACGATAATTAAACAAAACTATTTCCATTACAACTTGATtatgttgtttgttgttttaatgcccctgtctttaaaaagaaaatgatggaagTCTTTTTAAATGTCCAGAATTTCAAGTATGAGATATTTTGATATCATAAACTATTAAGTGCTGTGGGTGTGTTAGACATAATGTGGTATTATGCTGAATAACTGATAAGACCAAGAGAAAACATAGCCCAAGGAAATTACAATCTAAATTGATCAGTCCTGTAATTCAGAATGGCAAACAAAggccagagaagcagagggaatgcTATCTTGCTGACAAGACAGATGTGTTGATGTTGTTGTTGCTGAGAATTACTAAAATCTCTGAGCGAACAAACTGGTTCTAgattatggaaaataattttaggatTTGTTCTGTCTTTGAGAAAATTAtatctacagaaaaaaattagtgcTTATCTGACTGAGTTTCCGTGAGACACACAGATCGTTGAAGAGAATATTCTTGTCATCATTAGAACAGCAGGACACATTGCCCATGCTTTTTATTTCACATGCTGTCATAAGAAAAAGCATTTAGAGCCTGCCCCCAAATCCAcgttttttaagtaaaattagaCATCATGTTGTAATAATTTATTGctggaaaagataaattttgacttttgaaatatagacatatattttattatgtttcattAAGATTACGTTCATGTGACACACTACCTAAGACATAAATTTTCATCGAGTCTAATAAAAGTTGAAAGTGGATGACTGCTGCATTGCATTGTGAAACTTTATACCGGTCTTACTGAGACGCGGCTGGCTCTGTGACGTGTGGGTGATCCAGCTGGGGGTCTGCCGGCTGTTGATATCCAGGGCTGATCCAGCTGATCTCTCAGGTTAGTGGgtgtctccctctcctctgtcacGGGACGAACTTCCCAAAGCAGCCCACCTGTGGAAGAGAATTATAGAGAGAGTGCTCATCCCACCCTGGCAAATACATCACctttcaaataataattttacttaGAGACAATGATGCTATTTGTTTTTGACACAAATGACTGGACTTCCAAAAGAACTTTGAAACATTGACAcctttgttggtttgttttgttttctcttctttgagacattttcccatttccaaaaataaagacaagaaagtTTGTTGCCTGAAAGAAAGATCATGGTTTCGGGGCAGACTAAGAGGAATGGCATGTTTTGAATTCAGAAACAAAAATCCTCTAAGTCTAGTAAATGTGCATCTTCCAGccttttaaaagcaaatgtgTATCTAACTACATCTGttgaccttttatttatttttaatggatgTGACTTCTAACTAAGTGCCACATATAGCATgttcatatttattatattaataaaaagatgTGCTAAAGAAGTGGGGAAATTATTGCATTCACAAAAGTATGCACTGTGGCCATGCATGTGCTCTGTGGGATAGAATGTGTATCTCATTTCCCCACAAGAAATCACTTCTGCATATACAAAGAATAAGGCAAGTCCTTTTACACTTCtgaatatttccattaaaaaagatACATTAAATGCAGTTTAATTTACACAGATGCATTGTAAAAAATAAGAAcagtttcctaattttttaaatccttaaaatgcaaattatttgttgtttgatAATTATTGTTGTATTTCCAACACATACCTgacattgatattttttattattttacgtGAACTAAAATTAGGCACTTAGATTTGATGTTTTCCAAATTccttccagctttgtttttttgattaTTCTATGCATGTATAGAACACAGgttttaatttttcagtattattgaggaaaatactaaatttgtatttttaaatccaaatgtaaagaaaaatggcTTTAAAACCATTCCTTAATACTGGAACCATGGAAAGTAGTGTTTCTCCATGAACTAGTATGAAATGTCACAGGTCCTTATTATTCTACTTTACAGATATTTCatgaaaagcttttaattttttgtgtaggTAGTGGTTATCACATTCTCAAAATTCTTCTTACTTTGCAAACAATGTAAGTAGTAATATGATCTTGAAAAACATCACGTTTGTTCTgattctcaaaaaataaaaattagtagaatttttaaatataccatagttccatttattttcacttttcacaagaaaaaatttaagcagatgcttttattcttttcctgtgCTGGTGAGCAGATCTGAATCAGAGGAGAGGCAGAAATATTCTCGATGCAAGTTGGCTGCTTTCTGAGTAAAATAAGATCACAATGGCAATGCTCACTAGAAGCGTTGGTTatacttcatttactttttaaattttttaatttagaaataattccaAGCTCAAAAAAGTTGTAGAAATGTAATGAACTCCCAGATTTGCCTAGTCTTAATGTTCTACGCCATCTGCTTTGTGATTTGCCCtcaatctttctctgtctctccatggTTGTTTTTTCTGAACCACTTGAGGGTAAGTTACGAACCACATGGCCCTTTTCTTCAGTGTGTAATTACTAAAAATAGAGGTAGTCTCTTATGTAACAGTTACATGCAATTATCTGCTTCATAAATTTACATAGATACAATACTGTTATCTCATATTTGTCCATATTCCAATTTTGCTACTTAGTTAATAATAccctttctaatatttttccctttagtaAAGGATCCAGTCTAGGGTCAAGTATCACATTTAGTTCCAATGTCTCTTTAGCCTCCCTTAATCTGGAACATTTCTGCatgatttctttgtcttttatgaaatggaaaattttaaagaacacagTTTATCCAccaactcttttttctttttaacagagcGTTCCTCATTTTGTATTTGTGTGCCATTTCCTTGTGATTAGATTGTGGTTATGCATTGTCTGCTAGAACACTGCAGAGGTGATGTTGCTCCTCTCACGCTATCGCATCTGGGGGCAAACGGTGCTCATCAGTCCTAAattggtgatgttaattttggTTGCCTAGTGAAGGTGTTGCctgatttctccattttataataATGGCTCCTCGTGAAAAATTTCCCCTTGGGTTTAGTATTAATTGATGTTCTAACCTGGTGCAATCTTTACTATAATGGTTACTAATTGATGATTTTCCAGTTTCAGCTCTCCCTGCATATTTGTGTCAGTCTTTTGCATCCTACTGTAAGCAGAAGAACTCCTTGCTCtcccatttatttaattattactttatgtACCTATCTATTACTGGTATGAACCCCTGAATtcctgtcttttcatggtttaTAATTTGTTACTGCCTTAATTACTTTGGTGCTCAAATTGTCCACATTTGGCAATGGAGCCCCTTCATTCATTCTGGCTTCTACGTCTTTGTGGCACGCCCACACCATATTAgtgagcactttcttactttccgGCATAAAAAGATGTTCTAGGCTGATTTGGTACCTAGCCTGTCCTACCCCGGGAATCATTCATTTCTCATGTCTTTTAAAGGTGGGGAATGGTCTCAGAGGCTAAGATCTGGTGTTAGGCACACTCACTGCCACTGGAGTATTTTTGCTTCTTGACTCTTTCAGCGGGAATATATCACTGCATCTACACATATAGAGAGACAAACATACAAATATGCCTACACAAATGCATATGCATGCATACATAAAAACatctatatacatacacatatattttggaCATCATGAGTTCATCTGATACCTCCAACTCCAATCCATCTCCACAGGGTTCTTTCTTGCCCTCCCCTGTTCCATATTTGCGTTCTCCTTCTTCCATAGTGTGAGCCCTGGGTCCTAACAACAGCAACATGCTTACTCATTTGCTCAATTCTATAATACatctaaaataatttctgaattgCTTCACCCAAACCATTACAATAAACAAATCTACTGAAAAAGAGTGCAGGGTTTGTGTGCACTTCTTCCCCCACACCCCCATAGCCCACCAAATACTCTGTAAGGTACTTGGATGAATTCTCCCTtcttccgtccttccttcctttcttcttctcaccCACTTCCGtcatctctccttcttctctctttccattcaaaGGTATCATAGCATTCATTTCAAGTACAATTAAGTTCATTTGTTTCAGTTTGTTTCCAGCTTTAGgattttttccctttgcattcctattggtttaattttattttttgaattgatttacttttaatcttttttttccctctaagccATGAAGATCAAGGGCTACTTGCCCCAGCCATTTGTATTTAAAATCCTATTACATCCTAATTCAAACATGATGATACAATTCAGAAATACTTGTTTGAGTTATTGGTTCAACTTCTACCTTTGTTTCTGTTCTATTCAATCTACATTAAGTCATTTATCCTCTTGGGTATTCCAAAAAGTGACAATTTCAGGGAAGAAAGTAGATATCTGTGGCACTTGGTCAATCTTATGAATTTATTATTCCagagggttttctttttaagttaaatgtgcatacattatcacatttacagaaaaataattagataaaaAAGAAGCAACCATGAATTTGTAGTCCATCAGCACTGGGAGAAAGTCTCACCCTTTTATATAAATGATTCTAGAATGTTCTTGCCTCAGCATATCCCCATATTCTAGTCTAGTACTCagaattatgaataattttaatatttgtggtAGCAAGAGAAA
It encodes the following:
- the LOC124242261 gene encoding uncharacterized protein LOC124242261 isoform X3 — protein: MSCREPRWWCPLVMHLVGMLPLRQPKYVSLYTRIQVSGIRATGEPSQYAGHTSTLPEFLLFRKTGFYYWLREWGSHYGRRRTQIWNRGGQERTLWRWIGVGGGLLWEVRPVTEERETPTNLRDQLDQPWISTAGRPPAGSPTRHRASRVSVRPIATLVTEACIKIVLKDHLPKGDTSCVAK
- the LOC124242261 gene encoding uncharacterized protein LOC124242261 isoform X2 — protein: MRNLRVAGRELTFACTSLAPAKTGLDGSPGDGDAGSPGRNRGSHPMGSHPPPTKVIKLIQVSGIRATGEPSQYAGHTSTLPEFLLFRKTGFYYWLREWGSHYGRRRTQIWNRGGQERTLWRWIGVGGGLLWEVRPVTEERETPTNLRDQLDQPWISTAGRPPAGSPTRHRASRVSIATLVTEACIKIVLKDHLPKGDTSCVAK
- the LOC124242261 gene encoding uncharacterized protein LOC124242261 isoform X1; this encodes MRNLRVAGRELTFACTSLAPAKTGLDGSPGDGDAGSPGRNRGSHPMGSHPPPTKVIKLIQVSGIRATGEPSQYAGHTSTLPEFLLFRKTGFYYWLREWGSHYGRRRTQIWNRGGQERTLWRWIGVGGGLLWEVRPVTEERETPTNLRDQLDQPWISTAGRPPAGSPTRHRASRVSVRPIATLVTEACIKIVLKDHLPKGDTSCVAK
- the LOC124242261 gene encoding uncharacterized protein LOC124242261 isoform X4 is translated as MKKHRERIQVSGIRATGEPSQYAGHTSTLPEFLLFRKTGFYYWLREWGSHYGRRRTQIWNRGGQERTLWRWIGVGGGLLWEVRPVTEERETPTNLRDQLDQPWISTAGRPPAGSPTRHRASRVSVRPIATLVTEACIKIVLKDHLPKGDTSCVAK